The Abditibacteriota bacterium genome segment GAAAAGCCCGCAAGGTCCTTCTTCATCTGGCAGCTGATGACCTCGTCGGTCTTGCCCGCTTCTCTCTCGGAAAGCATTTCGCCGCAGGCGATGATGGTCTTCAGACCCGCTTCAAAGGCAAACTTGGCCTTGGCGTTCACGGTCTCGTCGGACTCGCCGAAGTAAGACAGTCTCGACTCCAGCTCGGGGTCGGACACTCCGAAGCGGCCTCTGGTCTCGCTGTGGCCCAGGATGACCCACTCTGCTCCGGCATCCTTCAGCATCTGGGGAGCCAGCTGGCTGGTCCAGGCTCCGGACTCCTTCCAGAAGCAGCCCTGGGCGCCTACCATGATGTTGGAGCCCTTCAGCTCGTCGGCTATCTTCGATATGGCTACTGCCGTGGGGCACACGCAGATATCCACGTTGTCATAAGCGGCTACCAGAGGCTTCAGGGCGCCCACCAACGCCTTGCCGGGCTCTATGAGCATGTTCATCTTCCAGTTTCCGGCTATAAATGGTCTTCTCATTCAAAACTCCTTGATGTATGATTCACATATATTATTATACCACAAACAGTCTCCTCCGGACAAGGACGCCCCGGCCAAAACGCCCCGGCGGAGGGGGCATTTGAAAAACGGCGGCGGATATGGTATCATATATATGCGTGTCCCTGCGGCGGAGCCCCCGCGGCCACCGCTTGCATTTGACGCGGAAAAGTGATATAATATCTGTTGTGATAACAGTATCGGAGACTACATAAATGAAGACCACATATCATCCCAAAAAGCGCCAGGCGCACAAAGTACACGGCTTCATGGCCAGAATGTCCACCAAAGGCGGCAGAAGAGTGCTGGCTGCCCGCAGACAAAAGGGCAGATGGGCTCTGACCACCGTCTGATCCACGGCGACCGGTGACAGCCCTCAGCTGTCCCGGGGCCGCAGTGCGCGTGTATGCTCAGAAAAGCCAACAGGCTGAAAAAGCAGCGGGATTTTAAAAAAGTGTACAACAGGGGCAGAAGCTATGTTTCTGACCTGTTTGTTATGTATGTATATCAGACCGGGACCCCCGCTGCCCTGTGCGGCTTTTCCATCAGCAAAAAGGTGAGCAAGGCCTGCATGCGCAATCTTATCAAACGCCGCGCCTCGGAAGCGCTGCGGGACACCATGGCCCGGCTTCGCCCGGGCACCCACCTGGTGTTTGTAGCCAGAAAGGACGCTGCCGGCGCCGAATTCGGCGAGATAAGCCGCTGTCTGCATTCCCTGCTGAAAAAAGCCGGGCTCGACAAATGCTGATCCGCAGACTGCTGGTATTCTTTATCCGCCGCATATATCAGCCTTTTTCCCGCAAATTCCTGCCGCCCAGCTGCCGTTTCCGGCCCACCTGTTCCGAATACACCGCTCAGGCAATAGAGAAATACGGTGTATTCAAGGGGTGCTTTCTCGGCCTGATACGGATATGCAAATGCAATCCGTTCAGCAAGGGCGGAGACGATCCCCTGCCATAGAGACGACCATTCCGGAGAGACACATGTCAAAAACAGCATATATAGCCGGGCTTCTTGCCGTCATACTTCTTTGCAGTATGTCCGTCTTTGCCCAGAGCAAGGCGGAGGCCGAATACCAAAAGGGTATGAAATACATGGAGAAGGCCCTGGGGGAGACCCGGGATTCCACCGCCAAAAAAGAGAACTTTGAGGCGGCGGAGGACGCCTTCAACTCCATAGTCAAGGGCAAGACCACCAAGGATTCCGTCCAGGCCATCTTCAGTCAGCTGGAGCTGGCCCGCATCAAGGCGGAGGGCGTGGGCAACAAAAAGAACCTGACCATGGCCTACGAGCAGCTCAAGCAGCTGGTCACCCGCTGGGACAAGGACCCCGCCACTCTGGAGCGGATCGGCTTTACCGAGGCGGAGGTCAAGGAGATACAGGACAAGATCGCCGAGGCAAAGGATTACAAGGCCGAGGTAGCTGTCAAGCTGGACAAGGAAAACAGCCACAAGCTCCAGTACAAGCTCATGGACATGCTGGTCAGAATGACCGGCCGCAACCCCTCCTTCAGCTACTGGTTCGCCATCATCCTCATAGCGGTGGTGGTCAAGGTGGCTCTCACCCCCTTTACCAACGCCCAGATGAAGTCCATGAAGGAGATGCAGGCCATCCAGCCCAAGGTCAAGGCTCTCCAGGACAAATACAGGGACAACCAGCAAAAGCTGGGCGAAGAGACCATGAAGCTCTACAAGGAGCATCACATCAACCCCATGAGCGGCTGCCTGCCCCTCCTCATCCAGATGCCCATACTGTTTTACCTCTACGCCTGTATCAAGAGCTACGAGGTGCAGTTTGCCAACGGCACCTTTTTGTGGATAGGCTCCGGCCTGACCCACAAGGTGGCCATCCCCGTGTTCGGCAACCAGTCCCAGAACCTGTGGCTGAGCGCCGGCAACCTGTCCGAAGCGGACCTGATACTGCTGGTGGTGTATATCATCAGCACCTTCTTCAGCATGCAGCTGAACCAGAGTCCCAGCATGGATCCCCAGCAGGCCTCCCAGCAAAAGATGATGAGCTACATGTTCCCCATCATGTTTGCCTTCTTCTTTGCGGGCTTTCCCAGCGCGTTCCTGCTCTACTGGTTCGTGTTCAACGTGATCCAGACCATCCAGACCAGGATCTATATGAAAAAGAACAGTTAGCAATCACTATCCGAAGGAATAAACATAATGTCAGACATCAAAGATCTTACGGGCGAAGAGCCCGAGAACCCTATCGTTGAAACCGAGACCCTGCCGGAGAGCGAAGGCGACGCCGCCGCCCCGGCCGAAGAGGTCTCCGACGCCGAGCTGTCGGCAGCCTACAGCGACAAGGCCTTTGAATTCCTGTCCGAGACCGTCAGGCTCATGGGTCTGGACGCGGAGGTCAGGCTCAGAGGACAGTCCGACAGCACCGTGGACTTTGAATTCGTGGGGCCGGATATAGCCCTGCTCATAGGCAAGCACGGCAAGACCATAGACGCCCTGCAGTATCTGGCCGACGTGACCGCCTACAAAAAGTATCCCTGCCGCAAGCGGGTGGTGCTGGACGCAGACAATCACAGAAGCAAGCGGACCAAGGAGCTGGAGGAAAAGGTGCTCAAGATAGCCGCCATGGTCAGAGAATACGGCAAGGAAGCTGTCATGGAGCCCCAGTCCGCCAAGGACCGCCGCTTCATCCACATGCTGCTGGCCAACGAGCCGGGAGTCAAGACCTACTCCGAGGGCGCAGGGGCCGAAAGACACATAGTCATCTCCCCCAAATAACGACATGTCCTATTTGCAGGATACCATAGCGGCTATAGCCACTCCCAGGGGAAATGCAGGTATCGGAGTCATCAGATGTTCTGGCTCCGATGCCTTTTTTATTGCAGGCAGCCTGTTTTCCCGCAGTCTGGAGGGAGCAGCCGGACACACCGCTCTCTACGGCGTGCTGTCCCACAGGGACGGCAGGCCCATAGACCGGGTCCTCATGACCGTGTTCAGAGGCCCCGCCAGCTACACCGGAGAGGACACGGTGGAGATATCCTGTCACGGCAGCAGGATCATACTGGAAGAGGCGCTGGAGGCCCTGCTGGAAGCGGGAGCCCGTCTCGCGGAGCCGGGAGAATTTACCCGGCGGGCTTATCTCAACGGCAAGCTGGACCTGAGCCGGGCCGAGGCAGTCAACGACGTCATCACCGCAGGCACCCGGGAAGCCAAGAACATGGCTCTCCGGCAGCTGGAGGGCGGTCTGGGAGACCGGATAGCCGCCTTTGAAAAGAGCCTGCTGGCCCTGGTGGCCTCCATAGAGGCGGCCATCGACTTTCCCGAGGACGTGCCCGAGCCGGACAGAGACACTCTGACGGCAGACTGCCGGCGCATAAGGGGCGACATCCACGCCCTCATCGGCGCTTCGGAGCGGGCCCACGTGTTCAGAGACGGCATCAGGATCGCTCTGGCCGGCAGCGTCAACGCCGGCAAATCCTCTCTCCTCAACGCCCTTCTGGAGAGAAACAGGGCCATAGTCACCGATATACCCGGCACCACCAGAGACACCCTGGAGGAGCAGACGGACATCTGCGGCATCCCCTGCCTGCTCATAGATACGGCGGGAGTGCGGGAGACCCGGGACCCGGTGGAGAGCCGGGGAGTAGCCCGGACCCTGGAGGCCATCCGGACTGCGGACCTGACGCTGGTGCTCTTTGACTCCGGCCGCAGCGTGTCGGAGGAGGACCGCCGCATACTGGAGCTGGTCTCGGACAAAGAGTTTTTGCCGGTCATCAACAAAACAGACCTGGGGAGAGAGGACGAGGAGGCGGAGATACTGAGCCTCATAGGCTCCGTCACCGAAAAAAAACCTGTCCGGATCAGCGCCGCCGCCCCAGAAGGTATTGATTTATTGGTGAAAACTATATATAATATATTTATAAGTGACAGCTTATCCCGGGAGTCGGTCGTAATGACGAACCTGAGGCATACCCAGTGCCTGAAGGAAGCCCGCGAAAGTCTGGACAAAGCCCTGGACAGCATAGGCATGGGCCTTGCCATAGATTTCGTATCCATAGATCTGCGCGGAGCGCTTCTCTCCCTGGGCAGGATCACCGGAAGCGGAGCAGCAGACGATCTGCTGGACACCATCTTTTCGGGCTTTTGCATCGGAAAATAGGAACAAGCTTATGCCAAAGAGCCTATACGTCAAGGACATAATCAACAACCAGATACCCAACCTGCAGGTCAACGGCAGGTTCGTTTTGTCATCTAAGTCTCTGGGCACCGGCAAGAACGGCAGCTATTATCTGAGCCTCAAGCTCACCGACAAGACAGGCGACATAGACGCCAAGAAGTGGGACGTGAAGCCCAACGAAGCCGACAAATACTTTGAGGGCAAGGTGTACGAGGTCAAGGGCACCCTGAGCCAATACAACGGCTCCCCTCAGGTGAAGGTGGACAACATCACCCGGGTGGACGAAGAGTTTGACCCGTCTGATTACATGAAGAGCTCTCCCAGAGACCCGGAGGAAATGCTCGGCGAGCTGAAGGCTCTCACGGACACCATCACGACTCCCCAGGTCAGGAGTCTGGTGGACTACTTCTTCGGCAACAAGGATTTTGTCAAAAAGTTCCGGGTGGCTCCCGCCGCCATCAGCATGCATCACGGCTACATCAGCGGCCTGCTGGAGCACACTCTCCAGGTGGCAAAGACCGGCGTGGCCATTGCGGAGCAGTATCCCGGCGTGAACAGGGATCTGGTGCTGGGCGGCTGTCTGCTGCACGACATAGCCAAGACCGCGGAATACAGCTGGGATTCAAACATAGAGTTCACCACCGAGGGCCATCTGCTGGGGCATCTCTATATGGGCGCCCAGATGGTCCGCAGAGCCTGCGAGGAGCTGCAGCTGGACAGGGGCTTTGCCATGTATATGGAGCACATGATCCTCTCTCACCACGGCAAATACGAGTGGGGCTCTCCCAAGAGGCCCAAGAGCCCCGAGGCCATCATACTGTTTATCGCAGATTATACCAGCGCCGGCGTCACTCAGGCCTTTGACGCCATAGGCGATGCCAACGCCCGCAACGAAAAGGGCGATTTTACGGCCAAGCCGGCCAAATCTCTGGAGAGACGCCTCTACAGAAAGGATCCCCTTTCCCCTGCCGCCCCCGGAGAGCAGGATGACAGCGCTTTTCCCGAGGATGACAAGCCTCTCATGGACACAGGCAGCCTCAGGGATATAGAAGACGCCTTTTTGAAGGGCGACACGGAAGAAGCCGAGCCGGAGGCCCCGGAAAAGCCGGAGCCCGGCCTGATATTTTAGGAGTCAATTGATGTCAATCAGCATCGGAACCTTGTCTGCTTTTGCGGAGCAAAACCTGTTGTGGATACTGGCCGGTCTGTCGGCCCTGTGTCTCATTTTGCTCATAATATGCATAGTGCTTCTGGCCCGCACCAGAAAGCCTCACGGCAAGCTGAAGGCGGAAGAGCTGGACGCAGACAAGGTCATCGAAGCGCTGGAAAACCTGGACGAGCGCATAGACGCTCTCATGCTCTATGCCAGGAACACCAATGAGGCTCACACCAAGCTGGCGGAACAGACCAAATGCTCCTTCAGCAGGATAGCCATAGAGCGGTATGACGCCTTTCCCGACTGCGGAGGCAAGCAAAGCTTTTCCGCAGCCATTCTCAACGACAACGGCGACGGCCTCCTCATAAGAGGCATCGCCACCAGAGATTCCAACAGGACCTACTTTAACACCATCAAAAAGGGTGAGACGGAAATAGAGCTGTCCGACGAGGACAAGGCGGCTATTTCAAAAGCAAGCAGCTAAATGTCAAACAATCTGGAAACGATACTCATAGAAAAATGCAAGCAGGGTGATCTGCAGGCCTTCGACCAGCTGATGGAAATGCATCAGGAGAGGGTCTTCAACTTTGCCAAGCGGATCTCCGGCAATTACGACGAGGCGGCCGACATCACTCAGGACGCCTTTCTGCGCGCGTTTTCATCCATCAAGTCCTTCCGCAACGAGGCGGCCTTTACTTCCTGGATGTATCGTATCGTGAAGAACATTTTTCTGGACAAGAAGCGCCTGGCCGACAAGGCTCCCACCGTCTCCATGGACAAGCACATAGCCACCTCGGAAGGAGATTTCCAGAGGGAATTTCAGGACGAAAAGACGGCCACGCCCGAAGAGAGGCTCATGCAGGACGAAAAGAACAGGCTCGTGCAGCAGCTCCCGATGGAGCTGCCGGATCACCACCGGATCCCTCTGGTCCTCTACCACATGGAAAACAAGAGCTACGAAGAGATATCCGCCATCATCAACCTCCCTCTGGGCACCGTCAAATCCAGGATAAGCAGAGCCAGGCTGGCTTTTGCCGAAAAACTCAAGGAACATCCGGAACTTTTGTAGCAGGATCCGCGTTTTATAAATGAGTATAATTATCAGGTGAACAGCATGAATTGTGACAGCATCAGGAATCTCTTGCCCGACTATGAGGACAAGAGCCTGTCAGCAAAGACAAACGAGGCTATAGAGAGTCATCTGCAGGAGTGCAGTGACTGCGCGGAGACCCTTGCGCTGCTGGAAAAGAGCAAGCGCGTCCTGTCTGCCGTCTCCTCCGAGCCGGCCCCTGCCGGACTGAGGCAAAACGTCATCAGAGAGTGCCGCAAGACCAAGGCGTCCCTCTTCGACGTGTTCTTTGGTCTGGGGCACAGCCCCTATCGCGCAGGCTTTGCCGTAGGAGCGGCTCTGCTGGCCATCACGGTAGTGTGCGTCAACGTGGCCAATATCTCCGGCAGATCCACCAAATATGAGACCTATCAGACTGCCAATCTCACCGGCGTTTACGAGACTCAGTTCACCATAGACAAGCATCAGTAGTATCTCCGATATTGCATGGCCCCGGCAACAGCCGGGGCCTTTTTGCGTCTGTTGCTTTTTGCCGTGTCTTCTGCTACAATTATAGCGTAACACACTGCGACCGTAAGAGAGGAAATACACATGTTCAAATGGGGCATAATATCGGCGGCGTCCATCGCCTCCAGCTTTATGCGGGGCATCGCCGACTCCGAGGGCAGCGTCTGCTGCGCCATAGCGTCCAGAGACGCGGACAAGGCCCGGGCTTTCGCCCGGGAGCACGGCATACCCAGGGCGTACGGCTCCTATGAG includes the following:
- the yidD gene encoding membrane protein insertion efficiency factor YidD; amino-acid sequence: MIRRLLVFFIRRIYQPFSRKFLPPSCRFRPTCSEYTAQAIEKYGVFKGCFLGLIRICKCNPFSKGGDDPLP
- a CDS encoding membrane protein insertase YidC, whose translation is MSKTAYIAGLLAVILLCSMSVFAQSKAEAEYQKGMKYMEKALGETRDSTAKKENFEAAEDAFNSIVKGKTTKDSVQAIFSQLELARIKAEGVGNKKNLTMAYEQLKQLVTRWDKDPATLERIGFTEAEVKEIQDKIAEAKDYKAEVAVKLDKENSHKLQYKLMDMLVRMTGRNPSFSYWFAIILIAVVVKVALTPFTNAQMKSMKEMQAIQPKVKALQDKYRDNQQKLGEETMKLYKEHHINPMSGCLPLLIQMPILFYLYACIKSYEVQFANGTFLWIGSGLTHKVAIPVFGNQSQNLWLSAGNLSEADLILLVVYIISTFFSMQLNQSPSMDPQQASQQKMMSYMFPIMFAFFFAGFPSAFLLYWFVFNVIQTIQTRIYMKKNS
- a CDS encoding HD domain-containing protein produces the protein MPKSLYVKDIINNQIPNLQVNGRFVLSSKSLGTGKNGSYYLSLKLTDKTGDIDAKKWDVKPNEADKYFEGKVYEVKGTLSQYNGSPQVKVDNITRVDEEFDPSDYMKSSPRDPEEMLGELKALTDTITTPQVRSLVDYFFGNKDFVKKFRVAPAAISMHHGYISGLLEHTLQVAKTGVAIAEQYPGVNRDLVLGGCLLHDIAKTAEYSWDSNIEFTTEGHLLGHLYMGAQMVRRACEELQLDRGFAMYMEHMILSHHGKYEWGSPKRPKSPEAIILFIADYTSAGVTQAFDAIGDANARNEKGDFTAKPAKSLERRLYRKDPLSPAAPGEQDDSAFPEDDKPLMDTGSLRDIEDAFLKGDTEEAEPEAPEKPEPGLIF
- the rpmH gene encoding 50S ribosomal protein L34 — translated: MKTTYHPKKRQAHKVHGFMARMSTKGGRRVLAARRQKGRWALTTV
- a CDS encoding sigma-70 family RNA polymerase sigma factor; translation: MSNNLETILIEKCKQGDLQAFDQLMEMHQERVFNFAKRISGNYDEAADITQDAFLRAFSSIKSFRNEAAFTSWMYRIVKNIFLDKKRLADKAPTVSMDKHIATSEGDFQREFQDEKTATPEERLMQDEKNRLVQQLPMELPDHHRIPLVLYHMENKSYEEISAIINLPLGTVKSRISRARLAFAEKLKEHPELL
- the rnpA gene encoding ribonuclease P protein component, with the protein product MLRKANRLKKQRDFKKVYNRGRSYVSDLFVMYVYQTGTPAALCGFSISKKVSKACMRNLIKRRASEALRDTMARLRPGTHLVFVARKDAAGAEFGEISRCLHSLLKKAGLDKC
- a CDS encoding DUF4446 family protein translates to MSISIGTLSAFAEQNLLWILAGLSALCLILLIICIVLLARTRKPHGKLKAEELDADKVIEALENLDERIDALMLYARNTNEAHTKLAEQTKCSFSRIAIERYDAFPDCGGKQSFSAAILNDNGDGLLIRGIATRDSNRTYFNTIKKGETEIELSDEDKAAISKASS
- a CDS encoding zf-HC2 domain-containing protein, which translates into the protein MNCDSIRNLLPDYEDKSLSAKTNEAIESHLQECSDCAETLALLEKSKRVLSAVSSEPAPAGLRQNVIRECRKTKASLFDVFFGLGHSPYRAGFAVGAALLAITVVCVNVANISGRSTKYETYQTANLTGVYETQFTIDKHQ
- the mnmE gene encoding tRNA uridine-5-carboxymethylaminomethyl(34) synthesis GTPase MnmE, yielding MSYLQDTIAAIATPRGNAGIGVIRCSGSDAFFIAGSLFSRSLEGAAGHTALYGVLSHRDGRPIDRVLMTVFRGPASYTGEDTVEISCHGSRIILEEALEALLEAGARLAEPGEFTRRAYLNGKLDLSRAEAVNDVITAGTREAKNMALRQLEGGLGDRIAAFEKSLLALVASIEAAIDFPEDVPEPDRDTLTADCRRIRGDIHALIGASERAHVFRDGIRIALAGSVNAGKSSLLNALLERNRAIVTDIPGTTRDTLEEQTDICGIPCLLIDTAGVRETRDPVESRGVARTLEAIRTADLTLVLFDSGRSVSEEDRRILELVSDKEFLPVINKTDLGREDEEAEILSLIGSVTEKKPVRISAAAPEGIDLLVKTIYNIFISDSLSRESVVMTNLRHTQCLKEARESLDKALDSIGMGLAIDFVSIDLRGALLSLGRITGSGAADDLLDTIFSGFCIGK
- a CDS encoding KH domain-containing protein → MSDIKDLTGEEPENPIVETETLPESEGDAAAPAEEVSDAELSAAYSDKAFEFLSETVRLMGLDAEVRLRGQSDSTVDFEFVGPDIALLIGKHGKTIDALQYLADVTAYKKYPCRKRVVLDADNHRSKRTKELEEKVLKIAAMVREYGKEAVMEPQSAKDRRFIHMLLANEPGVKTYSEGAGAERHIVISPK
- a CDS encoding triose-phosphate isomerase; the protein is MRRPFIAGNWKMNMLIEPGKALVGALKPLVAAYDNVDICVCPTAVAISKIADELKGSNIMVGAQGCFWKESGAWTSQLAPQMLKDAGAEWVILGHSETRGRFGVSDPELESRLSYFGESDETVNAKAKFAFEAGLKTIIACGEMLSEREAGKTDEVISCQMKKDLAGFSKEHAMSMVIAYEPVWAIGTGMTCDSAEADRVCGLIRSVVGEMYGEAVAQAVRIQYGGSMKASNAAELLSKENIDGGLIGGAALKAPDFAAIIEAAAKA